tagccatcggcttttgggatgaattggattttggaacatgattaagctgtgtgtatgatttattgatatttattgtgatattataaaatggagtttaaattctttatgacattcaccgtctttgaatttaactatggttttaagtatccactatttatatgacttataatttgtgatttaaagtttcattgtgttaatgttgtgcaccactgagacattggctcagcgatagcttttcattgctgtcgcaggtagacagactgacagggcagcaaactaggctactagtacttcattgagagttcattgggtatattgagtataccatattttacattttgtattataatgtatgttcattgtatgtatatattgttcttggttttgagcagttgtaaattaaaattgtacattaaaattgtacattgaagttgtaaactaaatttgtaaattattttaacttgtaaatattgtgatatatttcttttatctcagcttttgaaaacactggaaaattattgtggatttgagttgacaaatgttgagaaacttattgtgttgattggatattggagtttgggaattgaacaaaatataggaagtgctttttacaggtttttgaagaactgttttattcaaaatacagatggcattctgccaaaatttttacagaaattattaattcttcaaatgtattatctagtttcacttcagttaaatttTGTTACTGtaaataaaaagaagtaagaaaagttttaaaatcccttgtagtgcatttaatgggttatcagtagacaaagtttgtaattcattaggtatactacgggatcatgttatactttacggaagggtagggtgtgacattgagaACCAAATTACTTAGCAAGCTAGTTCATCAAGCAAAGCCATTGGTAAGCTGCCAAGTCAATAGGAGATGAACCCTAAAGAGTATTGCAAAGTAGTTACTTTGGGGAGTGGCAGAATTTTAGAAGATCAAAAACCAGAAGACAAACAAAAATCAGTGGAAGAAACTTCTGATAATtctgattgtaacacccctcacccaactacagtgtagccaagcaaagtgtgctacattcggtaccggagcaccctatcttatcttactttattcctttaatcattttcaagttgttatcttttaatatcaattatttttcgacagagaaactaacagagtttcccttattttattaacgtttgacgtatttcactattcatcagcttgaaattttcaataatattttaaaataaaaatctcatcaataattctcataatcatctcatcatttcatgcatcatcatttctgatagtgtccatacattttgattcttattcattaccatgcatattcattcatgctcatttcatatatcaaaaatttcaaatttccatgaattacataatttacaatttacataatacacaaattaattacaatttcataatttatatttcaacatgataactaattataaatacataaaataacttttatgagccctatctacatgcattgctgaggaggtgacaacttgaacacttctgacacttctaccgatctagactccaaaaatctcagtcaaagtacctgcgcgaggaaacaaatccatcgcgctaagcattgctgcttagtgatgtaataatataacaagaaaataatatatacaaattaagaaaaaaaataaagtataatttaagtattcaggagtcaatttgatttactatgatgtttctagtattatctatcttatatgctaatttgttcctctttgaaagtactgagtttatacagtaataatattcgatatacagattaattctaagAGTAATGTATTTTTGGTttctacaattctgaaaatttcatttactactacttgattcaattatgttttcattgctaatcttttttttttttcatttcattcaatactttctaatatttttaattactaatgttcttaaataattttaataatttacattgcccaggtaacctatgataggctgactaaactggataacgagtcgttggcactgaataccgcggtgcctcgggccgtcataccttgggacgcagaacgtcaaccatgtatgcagttagtatggcaaAAAAcccatgataatacataatcgggcataaaagccatgaatacaggcataaaagccatgaatacgggcataaagccatgaatacaggcataaaacttttcgcagtactgctaaaataataccctattggcatgccaatctgacacacatatctaggtaatacatgggcacatagtaccattaagagtttatatgtttcgtcatttcattatatttttcgtttatatattttatagcattctaattttgtttataatggaaacataatttccaaattcttatttttaggtaatttatgcattcatcgtaatattcatactaattacaattaacatttattttatctcatgtaccattcacattcaaaacatctttcctttctctcttgatgggaacctaaatcccaaatgacacttttatcacatttattcattcaacaatctattcatgtaaagtacatttcatacttcaagttgtattgctaatatattatgaactccattggtgttgggagtataagtctcaacaatccatctaggttaatttcatttcatattcaagtggtatcactcatgttttattaaacctactagtaatgggaatacaaatcttaattatatattcacataacttaaatgttcattaagtcatttaagtaaattactatttctattccaagtaatccatgaacatttcatggattccaaatttcataccttaatttcctctaccaatttagttattacactttgtgtctttgtattactattcatattactattcactcaaattattgactttttaatacataataaatttattgaacctaagtttaccaagataccacattttgcattttatttttgttggtattgatttccaataccatttcaaagcttatcttatgttattcaaaattttcagatttcataccctaggtttactgttctattggtcatttgtacagtaggaatttgataaaattgtcttcatgaaagttgttccttattgtgtctagttacatttctttttttgaattactccatttggagttttgtagctcaagttatggcctaaacaccataactggccggattggacagaatccagaattctgggcaaaactggttttggcagatttggtgacctaagtttggttggcaatttgaattggttaggttcagaatttgagttttcaTTCTCCaagaaagttgtaggactatgtctcagctttcttctggtaaaatttcaggtcaattggacctttctacactgagttatgaccaaatgaataaatactgttcatttggtcattttgcccaggcagaatgcaagtcacccagattagggcaaattttaggtcaacttggtttggttttctgggtagggtttcttcactaaagttgtgccattatgtgtctagtttcatgtccaattggccttgcaccaattgaacctatgcaactccatttatggctgcccaaacctactggactcacaactagtcctgcaggtcaccaagggcagcatgcctaagctcaactctaacatccttactcacttcaatttctcctcacacacattcaaatggtcactaattaaccattacaaggttaatataccatttaatgagcaaaccctaatttttttttcacaaaccctaatttccaagtatccatttcatgctatcatgccatctaacacatccaacacacataatccaatatctaactcaagttttctcatcacaaaccacttctaaacaattcaagttaTAAAAATCagcaaatctcatccttctcccatggctgcaaaatttcatacacacttcaatataattgttttgttcaatttttcaataaactctcatttaattagtcttcctaacaaggattaaaaagagagggaagtaagtataggcatTAATCTTTTTGAaattcacttaaccttgattaaacctccctaatctcttcttctttggctgccaataggtTTTTCTAGgtaaaagatcaaatttttgtgaagggacttggcaattttggtgaacaaatggagaggaaattcaagcttttaagcttgaaaatggtggaacctcttctctctctctctctctcaacgtttttggctgcccaaaggttaaagatgcagattgtttttcaatttttggtctcttttatctcttttaatgagtttaacaaattatgattggtggagaaaatttaaatgacatcatatgatgtcataattagcattttctttcattttcttttcttctcttctcaaatcatttccaatttaatttttagcaatatttatttatattttagatcataataattatttacttaactggacaagtcggccaaaaatcatctctgaagacgaaatgaccaaaatgccctccgtttggcttaacagactaaaattgtctgtaccgattgaaaaatttttctaaaccttttcttggcattctaatgccatagaaacctcaataactcttctctggagtctcaaaaattattttataaattttcctctgggtttagggctcctagttgcgagaaccacaactttccattgggttacccatcgctagggccccggctcatttaacttgattgtattttatttctaaaatctttccttaatttttcttacacttatttgagttatttatgactcctcactctagtctaaatatttttccagacgttctaactgtccagaccgacaccggttatcgaaacagtagaatgtgcggaattactacagtgagggtgttacaattcttcccttctaataaaaattttgtcctcgaaatttacctagtgtaggtatctaagataatttctttacctttctattgctccctctgtctacttcttttatatatatatggtactatttagtcttttcgaatctatcactatacacttaggcatatcataagggaaggatactttacctcaaattcacatttggggcttcttgctcctctccggcttgggtgacatttggaagtggtgttactattgtacttggcCCTTCCACaacctctgtttgggtccgtggtaaattcctcttagaataatctttcagacgatggtctatggccccacttctataacaggctccagtcaatcccctacattcacctttatgccacttgttacaatggccacattttcttgctagtcttggcgcactcactactagtgtttctggttgatctcttctaggtataggcctgggtctagatctcttactttgatcagatgtctaacTTAActattctctcggcctcttattactagactgtccaaatttcctcttttgctgatcaccactcctcttctgttcctcttcatgaacacatgcttactcacttcaattcctcctcacacacattcaaatggtcactaattgaccattacaaggttaatatactaTTTCATGagtaaaccctaattttttttataaattttcctccgggtttagggctcttagttgcgagaaccgtaactttccattgggttacccatcgcttgggccccggctcatttaacttggttgtattttatttctaaaatttttccttaatttttcttatacttatttgagttctttatgactcctcactctagtctaaatatttttccagatgttctagctatccagactgacactggtcaccgaaacagtagaatgtgcgaaatTACTACAATGAGAGTGTTACACTGATAACTAAACAAAAGAGGAAGAGAAGGAAGCTAAAAAGATAAGGAACAagaggagaaaaagaaaaagaagctacTTGAACCATACCAGCCCCCTTTACATTTTCCTCAAAGATTCTAGAAGGCCAAATTGGATAAGCAGTTTgagaagtttttagaagttttacaaaCACTTTGTATCAACATTGCTTTCATTGAAGAACTATCTCAAATGCTGTCCTATGCAAAGTTCTTAAAGGAAATCCTCTCAAAGAAGAGAAAGCTGGAGGATTATTAGACTGttgctttcatggaggaatgcagtgccatcttGTAAAATAAGCTGCCTCCAAAACTTAAGGACCTTGAAAGCTTCTCTATACCTTATCTTATTGGCAACATGAACATAGACAAGGCCCTTTGTGATCTAGGTGTAAGTGTGAGTTTGATGCCCTTGTCAATATGCTAAAAGCTGAATATTGGAGAGCTTAAACCAGTTACGATCTCATTGCAACTGGCGGATTGGTCTGTCAAGTACCCTATTGGCATCTTAGAGAATATCCCCATCAAAGTAGGCAAATTCTTTATTCTTGTTGATTTCATTGTCCTGAAGAAGGAAGAAGATATTCAAATTTCCATCATATTGAGAAGGCCTTTCTTCACAACCGCTGGAGCTATCATAGACGTTAAAAATGGGCGGTTAACTCTCAAAGTAGGAGAGGAGGAAGTAGAATTCAACTTGTTCAAACCAATGAAACATAAGCCAGACACTGATGAATGCCTAAAGCTTGACATTATAAACAAGCTAATTGAAGAAGAATTGCACAAGAGATATCCTGAAGATCCCCTTGAAACATGCATAGTGCACAGCAACACAATGAATGATGACAACAAAGAAATTGTAGCCTATGCACAATCTGTTGAAGCTAACCCACCTATACCTTTAGCTCAATCACTGCAAGTGGAAGAGCTAAAGGAGTCACAACCAAAGGATGAACCATAAGAGGCTAAGAAACAGGTAGAGCTGAAAACTCTTCCTTCTACTTTAAGGTATGCATTGCGTGACTCAAACTCTAATTATCCTGTTATAATAAGTGCTAGCCTAACTTACTGAAAGAGTAGGCAAATGCTAAAGCAGCTCTGAGTGGATCACACAAAAAAACAAGCAGGGGGGTTGGGGGGGCGGGGAGGAGAGGAAAGAGAAGGGGGGAGGGAAAGATGCTGGCTTCCCATTAGTTTTCTACTAGGAAACAGGCTTGTTGTATTAGAgcttattttttctttaattataaaattaaggaAGAAAATTATAGTAGTAATTTTACTGGTGGCAAGTGATATTAGCATGTAGTGATTGGCATTTTAGCATTGACGGTGGATAAAGATTAAGTTAGTGGTGGTAATGATCACGAAGATGAACAAAGTTGGAGATTGATCTAGATAATACATAGTTGACCTGTTAGAAATCATAGATCTTGAAGGTGGTGAATCGGTTAACACGATTTTCCATTTAGTCTATAAAAGGATTTGTTCATTCTTAttgttgttattttattattttaattaataaagtcATTAATTCATGTTGTTTTCTTCTTCCTATCCCTCGTTCATGTGCCAAATCATGGATTGTGCAACAATTGAATGGTGAATTGAAGCAATGAGAGTTTGTATCTAAGCTGTATTGATACATATTTCCATCGATTTTCAGATGTGATATATTAGACACTCATCCACAATATTTATTAAAGGCAACATTATTATCTTTCTGTTGTCTGACATGAGAAGATATAGCCAGAATGAAGTTATACTGGGACATAGCAAAAGGTTCTTCAAACGTCAGAAGCAATTCTGGTCTGCTAGCGTATAACAAACTACTCATTCAATATTTATCAACTGGATACTTTCACTGGATGCTGCTCTTGAATTACTTTCTCCTCGGAGCCGTTTATGACATTTTGACTCAGATTTGGTGGCTGTATGAGTTGATGGCCGTGGTGAGGGCATAATAGCAGATGAGGAAGGAGACTGCTCCTGATCAGATTTTGACAGTGAATTGAAGAATGATGGTTGTTCTTCCATTAACTTTCTCAACAACTCTCCATTCTTCTCTACACGTAGCTGCAACTCTCTTTGTGCCTGCGGAAAACCATATTCCAGAAAGAAAAAAGGTTGAGATAAATACACTTGGGAGTTTAGAACACAAATCTATCAAAGGATCaatatatagtcattttactataaGCATGAAACGTACTCTTAATGCTTTTTTTACAAGTTTGAGCGTTTAGATTGAATGGTTTTTCTGAAATAATATCAGAAACTTTTCTTTTACCAAATCCTTTATTATTTGAATCCAATGCATCTCTCAGCCTTCAAAGTTTTGCTATGCACCCAAATTCCTATTCCCAGATGTGCTAAACTTACACAATCCATTCTGTTTTAGTTTTCCTCCATAATCATATAACAGCAACTTAATTTGAGCAAATGGCtttggccaaaaaaaaaaataaaggttaaattaattttcattcctAGATTATGTTATAATTAACATTTGGGTCTCTATATTTTTATAATAGATGAAAACATCCCCATATTTTGATTTTGTCGTGCACTTTCCATCcattttttcaatttttgctGTTAATAATGAAGTAAAATACCATAATACCCCTCaggataaattattatttcattcctgaattttttcatttaatattattattattaactaattttttattgactcggaggagaatagtacaacatgacctagaagtattatacatttctgaaaatttaaccaaaaatcgtttagagtggagaaagcgaattcatatagtcgaccccaaatttttgagatgaaggcttagttgagtttagTTTGAGTTATTATTAACTAATTTTTCCCCTTCTTAACCCCTAATGGTTAAATTGACAAAAATGAATGGAGGGACGAAAATGTATGAAGGAACCAAAACTTAGGGATCTTTTCATCTATTTTCTAAAATGTAGGCATTCAATTGTTAATTATGGCATAACACAAGGATGAAAAAGTAATTTATCCAGAAAGAAAAGAGTGAATGAACAGATACCTTTAGTTGCTCATGCAGCATCTTTTGAACTTCGATTTGCAGGCGCAGAGCCTCTGTGACTTGCATATCACTGTAAAAGAAGATGCATTGAAGTTTTTGTGTGAATTaacaaagagaaaaataaaagaaatggtaATAACTAATAATTAACCTCTTAATTTGTGCATCATTATCATTGTTCGAAGAAGCTGCCTTATTTTCTGCAGAACTGGAAACCTTTTTATctaaaatgcaaaaaattaaaagcaTAGAAGCAGTTAGGATTTGCTGATAAAATCgcaaaaaggaaaaggaaaagagaaaGTCCATTGCCAAGATCAACTAAAAGCATCAGagaaatttttggttttggtaagGATTCTGTTAACGGTCCTATCAACCAAAAAGAGCTAGCATTAAGAAAACAGATAGTGGCATCACTTAGTAAAAACTACTTGTATAATAATAAGACGATAGAGAAGCATATGGTTGGTCCATGGGTTATGAATCAGCtatcaaaaaatattttctcacTAAGCTGCTGACCACAAGGATTTTTTGAGATAAAACTAGTTTAATTTCGGGGCTCAGAGACTGAAGGAAGTCATAATCCATAAAAGGAATAGAAGAAAACTTTCTTTCCATTCCTCCATTACAAATTTTTCTCTCTTCAATCTTCAATTGTTGTGAGCAAACGTTATATTTCTGTATGTTCCAGGTAGATTTTCAATAATATCAGATAGAACTACATGTATAAGAAAAGTTAAGTATGATAATAGTAAAAAGAATTCACCTATTAGAGAAACAATataggaaaaaaataaataaaaataaaattccaactctctctctctttttctctctctctctctctttggtcCAGAAGAAGGTCATTTACCATGTTTCTGCTGTGGAAAATCCTTGGCAAGTCGATATTTCTGCAAATAATATTCACAATTATCTTGTAAAGCTGTAGCTACATAATAAAGTACAGCTTGTAAGTGGAAATTACCTGCAAGTGGCTTTTGACATGGTATATGTTTAGGCCCTTAACATTCATAATCCCCAAAATCTTCTTTGGAGTTGCAACTATATATAATGATTAgcaatgaaaaataattaatcatAAAATAAAAGCATTTATATTTTCTAGGATAGTGAATAATTATAGACTTTACTTTCAGGACCACCAAGGGTTTTAACAGCACTCAAAAACAGGTCATGGAGCTCAGTTGTCCACCTTATTCTTTGCTTACTAGAAGTTGCAGCCTCATGAAGTAGTCCATTGTTAAAATAAACACTATCAGCTTTCTGAGCTATTGAAGAATGATACTTTTTCATGCAATCCAAGTCATTGACAGGGATTGAAGATGAAACCTGAGAAACTTCAAATATTCCCTAAACATTAAACAGCATTAGTTATTCAGTAAAGGGTACACTTTAAAAAAAGAGGGATTTTTGATAGAATTAATGCCATTAAAACCAATATTTGTTGCAGTGGTACTCACATCAATCATGGGATTATTGGTATCATCATCAATCGCAACGTCAAGCTCTTTGGAAATATATTCTAATTCTATCTTCTCTGTCAAAGCCAAACCCTCTATTGCAGGCTGTGAACCTTTAAAGCTTGAGCTTCGAACAGAATGTTCGAAAGGAATATCAAGCAAGTCCATCAAGGCATTCAATTTGTCATTTTCAGACTCAGTGGTTAACTCTCCTCCCAGAAAACATGAGGAATCAGGAGAATTAATAGCAGGAATGATATGATTACCAATAGGTGGATGTGGATGTGGATGTGGAAGGAAAGGTGAGATTCCGAGTGGTTGGTGGTTGGTCTCAGAACTTTTTATAGATGATAAGTGTAAATCAGTGCAGAACATAGTGCTTTTGAGACCTGGGCTATGAGAAGTAGAAGAAACATTATCATTTGGCACAGGGTTCGCATTTAACTTCTGCTGGTGACGTGTGATGCCGgaattgaatggttttgatgGTATGCAACGGGGCAGAAGAGACTCACAGTTCACTGAAGAATAAATGGGGGAGTGTCCAGTATAATGGGTATGCATCACTCCTGGATTTTCCCTTCTATTCAAGGAAATAACAGTATGGATATTCATGGCCTTCTGCTAAGAGCTCAACCGTTTGTCAATTCTGTCAAAACCGAACATAGCAAAAAAGAAAATAAGTTAATGCATCTTCAAGAACATTACAAGATTTGAGTATTCATAATGGGGGATTGAAAAGGGAAGAGATTTTAATTTACCAAGGCCTTTCATACAACAAGGATGCCCTACTAATTCACTGCTAAAACTAATCcatatcatttaattaattgcTAATCTGCAACAAAATTAAATAAAGTGCTTTGTTTCAATGGAATCATAGAGAAATAATTCCTAATTGATTACCTAGACAGATTGATTTTATCCGATGAAGCACAGAATCTTCTTTCACTTACAAATTGCAGTCATCCCTGCTAGTTTCAATCTTCTTCCGCTAAATTTCATTTGTAAATTCAAAGGAAAGGCTACTAATCCTAAGTATACATTCAAAACCAATCCTCTGAACAAATCATCAAGAAGGACCTCCTAGGGTGATGCAACCCTCAAAAGTCTccaattatcttttttttttttttttgaaaaaaaaaatctgtcgTCTTATATCATTTTTCATCAAAATTCACTTTTCTTTGAAAGCAAATagtctaaaaaaaaataaaaaataaaaataacagaGAAATGTTGGCCTCTCTAAGGCAACAATACAAAAGCTGCTTCTATCTCTTAGTTAACAATAAGACTTAGCAAGGGAAAAGAAAATTATGAATTGCACTAAGAAACTTAGATTATTACTGTTTCTCAGTTTGATGACAATTTACTCTGAATACGTTCTGAGGGGTATTTGTATTGAAGCAATCTTCTATCCAGTTCCTTCCTGCAATGGAAGATCATAAAACTGAAAATGGTATTGATTAAAATGTAAAATTTTGTCAAAATTGTTAATCAAGCCTTCATAAAAGAATAATTCATGTATGAATGTAATtcttgaaaaaaaagaaaaacaaatagaAGTCTGGGGGAAAAAATTAAAAACAGGCatgtgagagagagagggagagagaatcaCCTGGAATGGTATGAAGATTCAAGAATCGTAAGATGAGGAAGTATAAGAGTTATCTGCTATGGCTTTCTTTTGTATTCTTTTGTGTCCTACAAAAACAAGAAACCCCCCAAGAATTCTctgatgtgtttttttttttttttttaattaattaattaattaattttttttattgtttgagGTGTGACTACTTTGAGCTATTATTATGATGTTAAAAACAATGCTTTCAATTAGAATGGCAACATCAGGTGAGCAGAAGAAGAACTGCATGCCTTCTTTCTTATTCATTTTCTTGTAATCAATTTTCCTATGCACTCTTATGTTTATGTTTATAAGCTAACATGAGAGTTGGGCACTTAGGCTTTACTAATATTTAGTAAAATAAAATTGCTATATAgcctaataattttaaattactttttttcCCTTTAAAGTATCTTAGGAGAGGATTTATCAACAGTAAGATTTAGACAAAATCCCGCATATGCAATATTAATCtcacttaatttgtgtcattaaTTTCATAATCTCTGTCTaatcttatttaatttattatcattCATAACAACATTGAAATATATACCTACACTTTGCAAAGGATTTTATTTTCTACGACAAAATTTACTAATCAATCTTTAACAGAAATTTATCACATTTACCTTATTAAATACCTTTATTGTATTGTCCTcatttacataaaaaatttacAGCCTATTTgaaattaaactttaaaattcttatttaaaaaaattagaatttataattaaaatgaatcaaatttaatttaaaaataattttttaattactttCAAAGGGGTGATTTTctcaatattaatataaataaaaaagaaacactgagttagtAGTTTAGTATTCAAGTGCTTGTCTCCTACTACaactatttttaattattttatgaaataaaaaCTAAAATACTTAATGTTTcctttgagaaaaaaattatttataagaaaaaaatttaaaaaaactctacatcattatatataaatttttattttttgaaattaaaaaataatatttttattttaaatataaaaattaatgaaaaaaattaatttaatcgaAATTCTTGCAAAATTATAATTCCTAACCAAGAAGAATATATTAGATAATTGTTGGTTTATAATAGTCTATTTGTTTGGTAATGTATACGCATAAATTGTGTAGGAATACAAGTGAAGTCAATCCAATTATTGcatattataaaataaagaaTTATTAAAGAGAattgtttttagtttaatttaatattGATTAAAAAAAGAAAGATATTGACGAGGTATTTAAAGCAATAACTTGGCCTCATTGGATTACTAAGGATTCTTCTACTAACTCAAACCAAATAGGCAACGGCTTCCTATTGGACTAGCCTTCCTATATTCCTTCGCCGCGTATCCCATCATCTTGGCTCGTGAGTCGCAATGCTTTCAATGGTTTTAATTTTTaggaatcaaaattaaatttcgattcgagtttagttttattttaaataatttcgtaTTATTTCGATTGAAATTTTTGTTTTACTAAGATTTCGGTTTCAATTTCAATAACAGTTTTGGTATCAATCTTTGTTATTTATAACaacaaaaaatttatatttaattaaaattaattcattactaattatttttaa
This is a stretch of genomic DNA from Hevea brasiliensis isolate MT/VB/25A 57/8 chromosome 12, ASM3005281v1, whole genome shotgun sequence. It encodes these proteins:
- the LOC110658074 gene encoding myb family transcription factor PHL6-like, giving the protein MNIHTVISLNRRENPGVMHTHYTGHSPIYSSVNCESLLPRCIPSKPFNSGITRHQQKLNANPVPNDNVSSTSHSPGLKSTMFCTDLHLSSIKSSETNHQPLGISPFLPHPHPHPPIGNHIIPAINSPDSSCFLGGELTTESENDKLNALMDLLDIPFEHSVRSSSFKGSQPAIEGLALTEKIELEYISKELDVAIDDDTNNPMIDGIFEVSQVSSSIPVNDLDCMKKYHSSIAQKADSVYFNNGLLHEAATSSKQRIRWTTELHDLFLSAVKTLGGPEIATPKKILGIMNVKGLNIYHVKSHLQKYRLAKDFPQQKHDKKVSSSAENKAASSNNDNDAQIKSDMQVTEALRLQIEVQKMLHEQLKAQRELQLRVEKNGELLRKLMEEQPSFFNSLSKSDQEQSPSSSAIMPSPRPSTHTATKSESKCHKRLRGESNSRAASSESIQLINIE